The following DNA comes from Agelaius phoeniceus isolate bAgePho1 chromosome 7, bAgePho1.hap1, whole genome shotgun sequence.
TTTCGTCTGGCTGTTCCTGCGGGGCTACCTGCTGCACACGCACCGGCTGCAGGTGCGCCGGggcagcccggcccggggctgcgggcgtgcggggctcgggctgcgcGGGGGCCTGGCGACCCTGCTCGGGGGCGTAGGGGGGGAGGAGGGTTCGGAGGGGTGCGTGGGATGGAGGGGCTGccgggggggctgcagggagggtgcTGGACCCGGGGGGCTTTGCAGGGGAGGGAGTGGGTgcgggctggggacaaggggagaTGGGCTCCAGGGAGGGGGTTAGCTGCCGACAAGTGACGGCAGGGAGTTGAGCGGGGGCGGCAGTGCcggggagcagaggggctgggcgGTGGGGGGCACCCGGCGCCGTAGGGtgatgctggggcagcaggcagagagggACCAGCAGAACCGAGTGACCTCGGGAGGGTCCAGCCaacccagggctgctccagcatcCCCGAGCCGGCCGGGCAGCTGAGGGCAAAGGTTCGGGGGCATCTCACAGGGTCCTGGCATCCCTGGGCTCCCGGCTGTGACAGCTGGAGGGAGCAGCGGTTTTGGGTGCAGGTGACAGGGCAGGTTTTTGGGCAGATGATACAAGACAGGGGAGGGGTAGGCAGAGGtatttgttttttctgtcaACACTTCCTCATACGTCGGATGAAGCAAGCAATGGGCTTGGCTGGCTGCAAGCCAGGCGGCATCTTCCAGCACCCTGGAGCTCTGACCAGCCCGAGAAGCGTGCGGGATCAGGCCTCCCTGGCATCTCAGAGCACCAGGCGCTGCTGGTTGGAGAAGGTGTTGTCACAGGacagtgggattttggggtgtagGCACTggagctccctcctgcccttggGACACAGCCTGGCTTTGCAGAAAGATGCTCACATGCTCTGGAGGTGCCTTTCCCCAGATCCAGGCAGCTCTAGCTCctcacagcccagctctccaAGGCCTGCACTGTGTCAGGTCCTGGCTGCCAGCAGATGCTGGTCGGCAGGCTCCAAGCcggggcacagctgccccatGCCCACGAGCTGCCTGCATACCGGGGCGGCCgtccctccccctcctcctgccaccATGCACGAGGAACGAGGAACGTCTCCCCGTGGTGACGAATCCAGCTGAATCCAGGCACAGGCTGCGATGCAGACAGTCACCAAGGGAGATTGTACCACGTGCATCCCCGCAGCCACGGGGAATGGGGACCAGGGCTTGCCTGCTAAGTCCCCTGCATCCCCCCCATGCTTGGACATGCTCTGCAggggctctggctgtgcctgggtgGGCTGGAAAGTGGCATTTGGACACGGCCCTGTGCAGATCCATTTGCAAAGGGCTGCCCAGCTGCCCCCAAGGGATGCACTTGGAGGTCACGGTGCTCCCGGCCAGGGCAGCAGGCATGGCACCTGTGGCTGCAGACAAGGAGAGGGCACCTGCAGCCAACAgggcccagagcagggctgatgCTGGTGAACATCCCCTAGCTGGCCTGTGGCCCCAGGGCCATGCCCTGGACGTGACAGCCTGTTCTGGGAGCAGCCCAGTCATGCCCTAGCCTGGTGCTGCCCTCCCACTGCTGATCATTAACCACCCTTACTGGCTGGTGAGTTCAAGGACTCACTCAGCAACTGTTGTCCCCAGGTtaagcagagcctgggccatgctggaagcagcaggacTTAGCCCTGCTGGTGGTTGCTGCAATGGTCCTGCATCTCAGCACACTCCTGTGCTTGGCAGttgtctctgtccctgctgtcccttctTGGTCGTCCTTCCCCAAAAGACCCACCAGGCTGTCTCTGCATCTCTGGGGTGGATGAAGGATGTGCCAGTCTGTGCTGAggggtcagtgcctggtgtACTTAATGCTGGGAGAGGAAATGAGCCCGGAGACACCAGCCCAGGCCATCTGCAGAGCACTTCAAGGATGCTGCCAGCTTGGGGGTGTCAGGGGTCAGAGGCAGGTGCATGAGCTGAGGTGATGCAGAGGGGTCCATGGGATGGGTGCAGATAGGCTCGTTCAGGGTTGGGGCAGGGAGGATCTGACCCAACTTGTCCCATTGGCCCTGCCATGCTTTGTGTGCATCACAGGTGATATCCCGACGCCTTTATGGACCTATCTGGAAGTCAACCTTCGGACATTATAGGAACATCAACATTGGGAGCCCAgtggtgctggagcagctgctgcggCAGGAGGGCAAGTACCCCATGCGCAGCGACATGGCGCTGTGGAAGGAGCACCGGGACACCCGGCGCCTGCCCTACGGACCCTTCACCGAGTGAGTCCCGCCCTGGCTGCGCTCTCTGGGCCAGCATACatctcctgccccttccctaGGTGCAGGGCCCAGGTGGCAGTTGGCATTACTCCCACTCCTGCAAGCTGCCTGTCCCCACCAAGTAGAAGGGCATGGCCATGGCAGGCAGAATGACCCCTGGGATGGTTCCAGCCTGGGTGGGGAGTGTGTGCACAGGGATTGGGGAACTGCTGCCAGCCACTGCCCCCTGCCCGTCCGTGCCCCCAGCGCTGAACCTTGTCCCCATCCAGGGAAGGGGAGCGCTGGTACCGCCTGCGCCAGGTCCTCAACAAGCGGCTGCTGAAGCCCTCGGAGGCGCTGCTGTACGCGGATGCCATCGGGGAGGTGGTGTCAGACCTGATGGTGCGCCTGCGGGAGGAGCGGAGCCGCAGCCCCTCGGGGGTGCTGGTGGGGGACGTGGCCAACCTGCTCTACCGCTTTGCCCTGGAAGGTAGGGGTGTCCTCTCCCTcacccctgccctgtcccaccaTTCCCATTCCTCCAGAGGTCTGGATGCTGTTTGTCCCCTACAGGCATCTCTTACATCCTCTTTGAGACCCGCATCGGGTGCCTCAAGCAGCAGGTCCCTGCTGAGACCCAGCGCTTCATTGACTCCATCAACCTCATGTTCAAGAACTCCATCTTTGCCACCGTCCTGCCCCGATGGAGCCGCAAGGTGCTGCCCTTCTGGGACCGTTACCtggacagctgggacaccatCTTTGCCTTTGGTGAGTGGTGATGGTGGGGATCCAGTGTGGTGGCACTGGACTCCCTAAGGACCCTCAAAAGCAGGGCAGTCCCTGGCCAAATGTCTTATTGGCAGCCCTCGCTCTGTGAGCTCTGGTTCCTactctctgtccctgcaggcaagAAACTGATTGACCGAAagatggaggagctggaggggcAGGTGGAGCGTGGCACGGAGGTGTCTGGCTACCTGAGCTACCTGCTGGCCAGTGGCAGACTCAGCCTGGATGAGGTCTATGGCAGCGTGGCCGAGTTGCTGCTGGCCGGTGTGGACACGGTGAGagccaggcagctgctgtcaggggatccctgctgtgctccatgCCCAAGGGAACCCATGGGGCCATGCTCCACCCAGCCCTTGCGAGCTCTAGCCCAGTTGGGGCTGATGCTCCACAAGGGCAAACCCTCAGGGATTGGTCAGTACAGACCCtgtcctctgctccctgcctccctctcccctgtgCTTGCTGCCCCTCACCCCTGACTTTTCTGCATACCAGAGCAGGGGCTCTCTGGTGCCATACTGATGCTGTGCTTGGCACAAGGCTGTTCAGCTACTGGCCCCAATTCCTTCACTCCCCCTGGTGCTCCACTCCCCAGACCTCCAACACGCTGTCCTGGGCTTTGTACCACCTCTCCCGGGACCCAGACATCCAGGAGA
Coding sequences within:
- the CYP27A1 gene encoding sterol 26-hydroxylase, mitochondrial, with translation MAGPSGGARWPLLPLLLRPRPPPPRSSPGPPRRTGGSAAAAAGPARLKGPEELPGPGLLRTFVWLFLRGYLLHTHRLQVISRRLYGPIWKSTFGHYRNINIGSPVVLEQLLRQEGKYPMRSDMALWKEHRDTRRLPYGPFTEEGERWYRLRQVLNKRLLKPSEALLYADAIGEVVSDLMVRLREERSRSPSGVLVGDVANLLYRFALEGISYILFETRIGCLKQQVPAETQRFIDSINLMFKNSIFATVLPRWSRKVLPFWDRYLDSWDTIFAFGKKLIDRKMEELEGQVERGTEVSGYLSYLLASGRLSLDEVYGSVAELLLAGVDTTSNTLSWALYHLSRDPDIQETLYQELKAVVPPDRFPAAEDIPKLPMLRAIIKETLRVYPVVPTNARVFYEKDIVIGDYLFPKNTLFVLAHYAMSHDETYFPEPERFLPQRWLRGHGSPHHPFSSIPFGYGVRACVGRRIAELEMHLALARMIQAFEVRPDPRGVEVTSVSRIVLVADKPINLEFIARPGAP